The proteins below come from a single Buchnera aphidicola (Thelaxes californica) genomic window:
- the mnmG gene encoding tRNA uridine-5-carboxymethylaminomethyl(34) synthesis enzyme MnmG, with protein MMMLKNFQVIVIGGGHAGTEASMASARMGYSTLLLTQKKSTIGALSCNPSIGGIGKSHLVKEIDALGGMMASVADLSGIQLKILNTRKGVAVRSTRAQVDRVLYAKSIKKILNNQNNLTIIEHEVERLIIKNGIIKGVITKKDHQHFYSKSVIIATGTFLGGKIYEGTKIIQGGRKGDTSSEILAQQLKELPLNIKRLKTGTPPRLYKPSINYEKLQPQYGDFPLPFFSFIKKKIYRPQQIPCFLTYTNEKTHEIIQNNITKSAVFNGNIIGIGPRYCPSIEDKVMRFPDKNRHQIFLEPEGLNSFLVYPNGISTSFPISIQKKIIQSINGLHQAQIIQPGYAVEYDFLNPKDLKLTLESKYISGLFFAGQVNGTTGYEEAASQGLLAGINAALNVESKEPWFPRRDQAYLGVMIDDLCTHGTTEPYRIFTSRAEYRLSLRENNADIRLTHIGKKLNLINEIRWNRYIEKTKNIQFQTHVLKKTILKKTDFKMLKTKNITLSKCTSYLDLLKRPNFTYLNIEPLALFKQKKIDLEALEEVETMVKYHGYILRQQKEIQKKIYSEHFKLPNHFNYQNIKGLSNEVINKLNKTQPYSLGQASRIEGITPAAISILIIYFKKIFLQKENIY; from the coding sequence ATAATGATGTTAAAAAATTTTCAAGTAATTGTGATAGGAGGGGGTCATGCTGGAACTGAAGCATCCATGGCAAGCGCTAGAATGGGTTATTCAACGCTATTATTAACTCAAAAAAAAAGTACCATCGGAGCTTTATCATGCAATCCTTCTATAGGTGGAATAGGAAAAAGTCATTTAGTAAAAGAAATAGATGCTTTGGGAGGTATGATGGCTTCTGTTGCAGATCTTTCTGGAATACAATTAAAAATACTAAACACTAGAAAAGGAGTTGCAGTTCGTTCTACTCGAGCTCAGGTAGATCGTGTATTATATGCTAAATCAATAAAAAAAATTTTAAATAATCAAAATAACTTAACTATTATAGAACATGAAGTAGAAAGGTTAATTATAAAAAATGGAATTATTAAAGGAGTGATTACTAAAAAAGATCATCAACATTTTTATTCTAAATCTGTAATAATAGCAACAGGAACATTTTTAGGAGGAAAGATATATGAAGGTACAAAAATTATTCAGGGAGGTAGAAAAGGAGACACATCTTCAGAAATTTTAGCACAACAACTTAAAGAATTACCATTAAATATTAAAAGACTCAAAACAGGAACCCCTCCTAGATTATATAAACCCAGTATAAATTATGAAAAATTACAACCTCAATATGGAGATTTTCCTTTACCTTTCTTTTCTTTTATCAAAAAAAAAATATATAGACCTCAACAAATTCCTTGTTTTTTAACTTATACCAATGAAAAAACTCACGAAATTATTCAAAATAATATAACAAAAAGTGCTGTATTTAATGGTAACATTATTGGAATCGGACCAAGATACTGTCCTTCTATTGAAGATAAAGTTATGCGTTTTCCAGACAAAAACAGACATCAAATATTTTTAGAACCAGAAGGACTTAATTCTTTTTTAGTTTATCCTAATGGTATATCTACCAGTTTTCCTATTTCTATTCAAAAGAAAATTATTCAATCAATTAATGGATTACATCAAGCCCAAATTATTCAACCAGGTTATGCTGTTGAATACGATTTTTTAAATCCAAAAGATTTAAAATTAACTTTAGAAAGTAAATATATATCCGGATTGTTTTTTGCAGGTCAAGTTAATGGGACTACAGGATATGAAGAAGCCGCTTCTCAAGGTTTATTAGCAGGAATTAATGCAGCACTCAATGTAGAATCAAAAGAACCATGGTTTCCAAGAAGAGATCAAGCTTATTTAGGAGTTATGATTGATGATTTATGTACTCATGGCACAACAGAACCATACAGAATTTTTACCTCAAGAGCAGAATATAGATTATCTTTACGAGAAAATAATGCAGATATTAGATTAACTCATATAGGAAAAAAGTTAAATCTTATCAATGAAATAAGATGGAATCGGTATATTGAAAAAACTAAAAATATTCAATTTCAAACACATGTTTTAAAAAAAACAATATTGAAAAAAACAGATTTCAAAATGTTAAAAACAAAAAATATTACATTATCTAAATGTACATCCTATTTAGATCTTTTAAAAAGACCTAATTTTACCTATTTAAACATCGAACCATTAGCATTATTCAAACAGAAAAAAATCGATTTAGAAGCGTTAGAAGAAGTAGAAACTATGGTAAAATACCATGGATATATATTAAGACAACAAAAAGAAATTCAAAAAAAAATCTATAGTGAACACTTTAAATTACCTAATCATTTTAATTATCAAAATATCAAAGGATTATCGAACGAAGTTATAAACAAATTAAATAAAACACAACCATATTCATTAGGACAAGCTTCTCGAATTGAAGGTATTACTCCTGCTGCAATATCTATTTTAATAATTTATTTTAAAAAAATCTTTTTACAAAAAGAAAATATATATTAA
- the atpB gene encoding F0F1 ATP synthase subunit A, whose translation MFFRQISTPKEYISHHLQHLQFNLHTLKLLSGHNISTNFWILNLDSLFFSIILGLIFLFPFYKIAKNMQKNPNKIQTAVEILINFVNDNVNDIFHAKSQLIAPLSLTIFVWIFLMNAMDLIPVDFIPLFIKYFFHYSTIRVVPSSDINITFSMSIGVFILIIFYSIKIKGGKGFLKELIFQPFQHPIFYFFNFILESISLLSKPISLSLRLFGNIYAGEMIFILIASLIPWWCQWILNVPWAIFHILVIALQAFVFMILTIVYLSMASKKH comes from the coding sequence ATGTTTTTTAGACAAATATCTACTCCTAAAGAGTATATTAGTCATCATTTACAACACCTACAATTCAACCTACATACTTTAAAATTATTATCTGGACATAATATTTCAACAAATTTTTGGATATTAAATTTAGATTCACTTTTTTTTTCTATAATTTTAGGTTTAATTTTTTTATTTCCTTTTTACAAAATTGCAAAAAACATGCAAAAAAATCCTAATAAAATACAAACTGCAGTAGAAATATTGATAAATTTTGTGAATGATAATGTCAATGATATTTTTCATGCAAAAAGTCAATTAATTGCACCGTTATCTTTAACAATTTTTGTATGGATTTTTTTAATGAATGCTATGGACTTAATACCTGTAGATTTTATTCCATTGTTTATAAAATATTTTTTTCATTATTCTACTATCCGTGTAGTACCTTCATCAGACATAAATATTACTTTTTCTATGTCAATTGGGGTATTTATTTTAATTATATTTTATAGCATAAAAATAAAAGGAGGAAAAGGATTTTTAAAAGAACTTATTTTTCAACCTTTTCAACATCCTATATTTTATTTTTTTAATTTTATTTTAGAAAGTATTAGTTTATTATCAAAACCAATCTCCTTATCTTTACGTTTATTTGGTAATATTTATGCTGGAGAAATGATTTTTATTTTAATTGCCAGTTTAATTCCTTGGTGGTGTCAGTGGATATTAAATGTACCTTGGGCAATATTTCATATATTAGTTATCGCATTACAAGCTTTCGTGTTTATGATTTTAACTATTGTATATTTATCCATGGCATCAAAAAAACATTAA
- the atpE gene encoding F0F1 ATP synthase subunit C, producing the protein MNHVSTDAIYIAVAVIIGLSSIGAAIGIGILGGKFLEGAARQPDLVPLLRTQFFVVMGLVDAIPMIAVGLGLYILFAAN; encoded by the coding sequence ATGAATCACGTAAGTACAGATGCAATTTATATAGCCGTAGCTGTAATAATTGGATTATCCTCAATAGGAGCCGCTATTGGAATAGGAATTTTAGGTGGTAAATTTTTAGAAGGAGCTGCTAGACAACCTGATCTTGTTCCATTACTTCGAACTCAATTTTTTGTCGTAATGGGTTTAGTTGATGCTATTCCTATGATTGCTGTTGGTTTAGGTTTATATATATTATTTGCAGCAAATTAA
- a CDS encoding F0F1 ATP synthase subunit B, with amino-acid sequence MNINATIIGQTISFILFIWICMKYIWPPIMDTINERQKTIIKSLQLANQAKIEYEKIQKKIQITLENTKKEAVLIIHKAQKKQEKIISQTKIKAKKESFIILNETKKIIEMEKKKMISESKKHIVKLSIQIAEKLLQHSINKKDNDKLIKTLLTNI; translated from the coding sequence ATGAATATAAACGCAACAATTATTGGTCAAACAATTTCATTTATTTTATTTATTTGGATTTGTATGAAATATATTTGGCCTCCAATTATGGATACTATAAATGAACGACAAAAAACAATAATAAAATCATTACAATTAGCAAATCAAGCAAAAATAGAATATGAAAAAATACAAAAAAAAATACAAATAACATTAGAAAATACTAAAAAAGAAGCTGTATTAATTATACATAAAGCTCAAAAAAAACAAGAAAAAATTATATCTCAAACTAAAATCAAAGCAAAAAAAGAAAGCTTTATAATATTAAATGAAACAAAAAAAATCATTGAAATGGAAAAAAAAAAAATGATTTCAGAATCAAAAAAACATATTGTAAAATTATCTATTCAAATTGCAGAAAAATTATTACAACATTCTATTAATAAAAAAGATAATGATAAATTAATCAAAACATTACTTACAAATATATAA
- the atpH gene encoding ATP synthase F1 subunit delta: MLYKYTKKMSYPYSKAAFFFSKENDCIIQWHTMLTFIAKSLQNPLLKNFKLGILGNTYSIFFFNKIFGKYIDKKFNNFIKILIENKRLFLINKILYFFIELWQKEQKIKKIEITTATKLNNIQLQKIQLCLEKKFLKNINLIHKIDPSIIGGMIIKNNMQSLDGSVKKYLYNLKFFLQKSL; encoded by the coding sequence ATGTTATATAAATACACAAAAAAAATGTCTTATCCATATTCTAAAGCTGCCTTTTTTTTTTCTAAAGAAAATGACTGTATTATTCAATGGCATACTATGTTAACATTTATCGCAAAATCGCTTCAAAATCCTCTTTTAAAAAATTTTAAACTTGGAATATTAGGAAACACTTATTCTATATTTTTTTTTAATAAAATTTTTGGAAAATATATTGATAAAAAATTTAATAATTTTATTAAAATCCTTATAGAAAATAAAAGATTATTTTTAATTAATAAAATATTATATTTTTTTATTGAACTATGGCAAAAAGAACAAAAAATAAAAAAAATAGAAATTACTACTGCAACAAAATTAAATAATATACAACTTCAAAAAATTCAATTATGTTTAGAAAAAAAATTTTTAAAAAATATAAATTTGATACATAAAATTGATCCGTCTATCATTGGAGGAATGATTATTAAAAATAATATGCAATCACTAGACGGTAGTGTAAAAAAATATTTATATAATTTAAAATTTTTTTTACAAAAATCATTGTAA
- the atpA gene encoding F0F1 ATP synthase subunit alpha, which translates to MELNSIEIFDIIKKRIDNFNFIKNKINEGTIVSVSDGIIRIIGLCDVMQGEMIHLSEQLYGIALNLEKDIVGVVVLGPFHILKEGMTVYCTGKILEIPVGFNFLGRVVNSLGIPIDGHGNIPHDTYLPVESPAPNVIERASITEPLHTGYKCIDTMIPIGKGQRELIIGDRQTGKTALAIDTIINQKNSGVKCIYVAIGQKNSTVVNVVQQLKKNNALCNTIIVVASASESAALQYLSAYSGCTFGEFFRDIGEDALIVYDDLSKHAIAYRQMSLLLKRPPGREAFPGDIFYLHSRLLERSARINKDKVTFLTKNKIKNKTGSLTALPIVETQAGDVSAFVPTNIISITDGQIFLESNLFNAGIRPAINPGISVSRIGSAAQTKIMKNFSAGVRTALAQYRELASFSQFASDLDDITRKQLNYGQKLTELLKQKQYSPMSIAEQSLLLFAAEKGFIENISLDNLNIFENNLIDFFKSDYLNLFNEINQKGIFDNIIEQKFIKLLNYFKNNIFI; encoded by the coding sequence ATGGAATTAAATTCAATCGAAATATTTGACATTATTAAAAAAAGAATTGACAATTTTAATTTTATTAAAAATAAAATAAATGAAGGAACAATTGTTTCAGTAAGTGATGGAATTATAAGAATCATAGGATTATGTGATGTTATGCAAGGAGAAATGATTCATTTATCAGAACAATTATATGGAATTGCATTAAATTTAGAAAAAGATATAGTTGGAGTAGTTGTTTTAGGTCCTTTTCATATATTAAAAGAAGGTATGACTGTTTACTGTACTGGAAAAATATTAGAAATTCCTGTCGGTTTTAATTTTTTAGGGCGTGTAGTAAATAGTTTAGGAATACCTATTGATGGACATGGAAATATTCCACATGATACTTATCTTCCTGTCGAATCTCCTGCACCAAATGTTATCGAACGTGCTTCAATTACTGAACCTTTACATACAGGATATAAATGTATTGATACTATGATTCCTATAGGAAAAGGACAAAGAGAATTAATTATTGGAGATAGACAAACTGGAAAAACAGCCTTAGCTATTGATACTATCATTAATCAAAAAAACTCAGGAGTAAAATGTATATATGTTGCAATAGGACAAAAAAATTCTACTGTAGTTAACGTTGTGCAACAATTAAAAAAAAATAATGCTTTATGTAATACAATCATTGTTGTGGCTTCTGCTTCAGAATCAGCTGCATTACAATATTTATCAGCCTATTCAGGTTGTACTTTTGGTGAATTCTTTAGAGATATAGGAGAAGATGCTTTAATTGTATATGATGATCTATCAAAACATGCAATTGCATATCGTCAAATGTCTTTACTATTAAAAAGACCTCCTGGAAGAGAAGCATTTCCTGGAGACATTTTTTATTTACATTCCCGACTGTTAGAAAGATCTGCTCGTATTAATAAAGATAAAGTTACATTTTTAACAAAAAATAAGATTAAGAATAAAACAGGATCTTTAACAGCTTTACCAATTGTAGAAACACAAGCTGGTGATGTATCAGCTTTTGTTCCAACAAATATAATATCTATTACAGATGGTCAAATATTTTTAGAATCAAATTTATTTAATGCTGGAATTAGACCAGCTATCAATCCAGGAATTTCTGTTTCTAGAATTGGTAGTGCAGCACAAACGAAAATTATGAAAAATTTTTCTGCTGGAGTACGAACAGCTTTAGCACAATATCGAGAATTAGCTTCATTTTCACAATTTGCTTCAGATTTAGATGATATTACTCGAAAACAATTAAATTATGGTCAAAAATTAACAGAATTATTAAAACAAAAACAATATTCACCTATGAGTATTGCAGAACAAAGTTTATTACTATTTGCTGCCGAAAAAGGATTTATAGAAAACATTTCTTTAGATAATCTAAATATTTTTGAAAATAATTTAATAGATTTTTTTAAATCAGATTATTTAAATTTATTTAATGAAATAAATCAAAAAGGAATTTTTGATAACATCATTGAACAAAAATTTATTAAATTATTAAATTATTTTAAAAACAATATATTTATATAA
- the atpG gene encoding F0F1 ATP synthase subunit gamma yields the protein MTIVKEIKNKIASVKNTQKITKAMEMVSISKMRKTQNKMNIGKPYSETIKTVIQHVTEGYLEYQHPYLKCRKKIKKIGCIIISTDKGLCGSLNTNLFKKILEKIKFYAQNKIFTEIIIIGSKGIHFFESLGYHILDKITGIENNPSFSKIVTFSTSLISAYKEKRIDKLYIGYNHFHNRLNQYPIVQQLLPIITVNKKQKKQKMWDYLYEPNSKFLLNILLNKHLEFQIYQSILEQLACEQAARMIAMNTANNNSSSLIQDLQLRYNKSRQSSITQEITEIIAGVSSIS from the coding sequence ATGACTATTGTTAAAGAAATAAAAAATAAAATTGCCAGTGTAAAAAATACGCAAAAAATTACTAAAGCAATGGAAATGGTTTCTATTTCAAAAATGAGAAAAACTCAAAATAAAATGAATATAGGAAAACCTTATTCTGAAACAATTAAAACAGTTATTCAACATGTTACAGAAGGGTATTTAGAGTATCAACATCCTTATCTCAAATGCAGAAAAAAAATAAAAAAAATTGGGTGTATCATTATATCTACTGATAAAGGATTATGTGGAAGTTTAAACACTAATTTATTTAAAAAAATTTTAGAAAAAATAAAATTTTATGCTCAAAATAAAATATTTACTGAAATTATTATTATAGGTTCAAAAGGAATACACTTTTTTGAATCACTCGGTTATCATATTCTAGATAAAATAACAGGAATAGAAAATAACCCTTCTTTTTCAAAAATAGTCACTTTTTCAACTTCTTTAATATCAGCATATAAAGAAAAAAGAATTGATAAATTATACATTGGATATAATCATTTTCATAATCGACTAAATCAATATCCAATTGTACAACAATTACTTCCAATTATTACAGTAAATAAAAAACAAAAAAAACAAAAAATGTGGGATTATTTATACGAACCTAACTCAAAATTTTTGTTAAATATTTTACTCAATAAACATTTAGAATTTCAAATTTATCAAAGTATTTTAGAACAACTCGCTTGTGAACAAGCTGCAAGAATGATTGCAATGAATACAGCAAATAATAATAGTAGTTCTCTTATTCAAGACTTACAATTGAGATATAATAAATCTCGTCAATCTAGTATAACACAAGAAATTACAGAAATTATTGCAGGAGTATCTTCAATATCATGA
- the atpD gene encoding F0F1 ATP synthase subunit beta yields MNALGKIIQIIGSVIDVEFNNNNIPNIYNALKITTKNASLILEVQQQLGGGIVRTLAMGNSDGLKRGMNVTDLGHKIKVPVGTATLGRMMNVLGQPIDMKGEFKHNNKKKQVEYWEIHRSAPTFFEQNHSNKILETGIKVIDLMCPFSKGGKVGLFGGAGVGKTVNMMELIRNIAIEHDGYSVFTGVGERTREGNDFYHEMKLSNVLDKVALVYGQMNEPPGNRLRVALTGLTLSEKFREEGKNVLLFIDNIYRYTLAGTEVSALLGRMPSAVGYQPTLAEEMGILQERITSTKKGSITSIQAVYVPADDLTDPSPATTFAHLDSTITLSRQIASLGIYPAVDPLLSTSRQLDPEVIGLEHYTTARKVQSTLQRFQELKDIIAILGMDELSEEDKLIVSRARKIQRFLSQPFFVAEIFTGKTGKYVSLKDTITGFKKIISGELDHIPEQFFYMVGSIQEVLKKSQKS; encoded by the coding sequence ATGAACGCTCTTGGAAAAATAATACAAATTATTGGTTCAGTCATTGATGTTGAATTTAATAATAATAATATTCCAAATATATATAATGCTCTAAAAATTACAACAAAAAACGCTTCATTAATATTAGAAGTACAACAACAATTAGGAGGAGGAATAGTAAGAACACTGGCGATGGGTAATTCAGATGGATTAAAAAGAGGTATGAATGTCACAGATTTAGGACATAAAATTAAAGTTCCAGTAGGTACAGCAACATTGGGAAGAATGATGAATGTTCTAGGTCAACCAATTGATATGAAAGGTGAATTTAAACATAACAATAAAAAAAAACAAGTAGAATATTGGGAAATTCATAGATCAGCTCCTACTTTTTTTGAACAAAATCATTCCAATAAAATATTAGAAACTGGTATTAAAGTGATTGATCTCATGTGTCCCTTTTCTAAAGGGGGAAAAGTTGGACTATTTGGAGGAGCAGGAGTAGGAAAAACTGTAAATATGATGGAATTAATTCGTAATATTGCAATTGAACATGATGGATACTCAGTATTTACAGGAGTAGGAGAAAGAACACGAGAAGGAAATGATTTTTATCATGAAATGAAATTATCAAATGTTTTAGATAAAGTCGCACTAGTATATGGACAAATGAATGAACCTCCGGGAAACAGATTACGTGTTGCTTTAACTGGATTAACGTTATCTGAAAAATTTCGAGAAGAAGGAAAAAACGTATTATTATTTATTGATAATATTTATAGATATACTTTAGCTGGAACAGAAGTATCAGCACTATTAGGAAGAATGCCGTCTGCAGTAGGATATCAACCCACTCTAGCAGAAGAAATGGGAATATTACAAGAACGTATTACTTCTACTAAAAAAGGTTCCATTACATCTATACAAGCTGTATATGTACCTGCAGATGATCTTACCGACCCTTCTCCAGCTACTACCTTTGCACATCTAGATTCTACGATTACACTTAGTCGTCAAATTGCTTCTTTAGGTATATATCCTGCTGTTGACCCCCTACTGTCAACTAGTAGACAATTAGACCCTGAAGTCATTGGTTTAGAACATTATACTACCGCTCGAAAAGTACAAAGTACTTTACAAAGATTTCAAGAACTAAAAGATATTATTGCAATTTTAGGAATGGACGAATTATCTGAAGAAGATAAATTAATAGTTTCTCGAGCAAGAAAAATTCAAAGATTTTTATCTCAACCATTTTTTGTAGCAGAAATATTTACCGGAAAAACAGGAAAATATGTTTCATTAAAAGATACAATAACTGGTTTTAAAAAGATTATTTCTGGAGAACTAGATCATATACCAGAACAATTTTTTTATATGGTAGGTTCAATACAAGAAGTATTAAAGAAATCACAAAAATCATAA
- a CDS encoding F0F1 ATP synthase subunit epsilon — protein MYFHLDVVSAECKIFYNKVQKISIHGIEGELGIYPNHAQLLTSIKPGVLYIKNINNQEEYIYLSGGILEVQPNIVTILADIAIDSKDINRINALNQKNQAEEYIKKCDLNDSKRKDMLHTLSKALAQIKTIEMMKKIKK, from the coding sequence ATGTATTTTCATCTCGATGTTGTTAGTGCTGAATGCAAAATTTTCTATAATAAAGTTCAAAAAATAAGCATACATGGAATAGAAGGAGAACTGGGTATTTATCCTAATCATGCACAACTATTAACATCAATCAAACCAGGTGTTTTATATATCAAAAATATAAACAATCAAGAAGAATATATTTATTTGTCAGGAGGAATTTTAGAAGTACAACCTAATATAGTAACTATATTAGCAGATATCGCAATTGACAGTAAAGATATTAATCGTATAAATGCTTTAAATCAAAAAAATCAAGCAGAAGAATATATAAAAAAATGTGATTTAAACGATTCTAAAAGAAAAGATATGCTTCATACTTTATCTAAAGCATTAGCTCAAATTAAAACAATTGAAATGATGAAAAAAATAAAAAAATAA
- the gyrB gene encoding DNA topoisomerase (ATP-hydrolyzing) subunit B, which produces MSHVYNSSSIKILKGLDAVRKRPGMYIGDTNDGSGLHHMVFEVVDNSIDEALAGYCTEIIVIMHDDDSISVIDNGRGIPIDIHTESGVPAAQVIMTILHAGGKFDNDAYKVSGGLHGVGISVVNALSEKLELIVYKNQQKYTQKYFNGFPKQPIYKNIEYEKVGTMIRFWPSVKVFTNVLSFKYDTLFKRLQELSFLNSGILIFLHDHKQNRSHKFHYKGGIKAFIKLLNNSPIHNRIFYFLKKKSKITVEIAMQWNSKYKEKIHCFTNNIPQKDGGTHMSGFRAAITRTFNNYIEKEMVFLKKQKNNIIGEDTREGLVAIVSIKIPDPKFSSQTKGKLVSSEVKSVVESLTQKFLIQFLLEHPQDARIIINKILEAARVREASRRARDITRKKGSLELSGLPGKLSDCQEKDPALSEIYIVEGDSAGGSAKQGRNRKNQAILPLKGKILNVEKANFDKMILSQEVSALITALGCGIEKNEFNLNKLRYHSIIIMTDADVDGSHIRTLLLTFFYRQMPEIIEKGYIYIAQPPLYKVKKGKKEQYIKDEIALNDYQINTALENCIFYQNNSHKKVLEHGKIKKIILNYIKYKHEISQNKQHIPDIIFNELISQPVLSNFEEEIVVLNWSKNIAFKLNQNNNTHTIYYGSVSKLHNSNFFEPILIKEIFGEKLFYKIEYDFFTNPQFLEIKKMYVEIQNLHRLKTVIQYESKIFYFSDIEKTVKSIIAITQKKLTIQRYKGLGEMNPIQLWNTTMDPKTRRMLKISIHDAKTADQLFRTLMGDAVEPRRFFIEKNALYAKNVDF; this is translated from the coding sequence ATGTCACATGTTTATAATTCCTCTAGTATTAAAATTTTAAAAGGATTGGATGCTGTTCGTAAACGCCCAGGTATGTATATCGGAGATACTAATGATGGTAGTGGACTACATCATATGGTATTTGAAGTGGTAGATAATTCTATTGATGAAGCGTTAGCTGGATATTGTACAGAAATTATTGTAATTATGCATGATGATGATTCTATTTCAGTTATTGACAATGGTAGAGGCATTCCAATAGATATACATACTGAATCAGGTGTACCTGCAGCGCAAGTTATTATGACAATTTTACATGCAGGAGGAAAATTTGATAATGATGCTTATAAAGTTTCAGGTGGTTTACATGGAGTAGGAATATCTGTAGTTAATGCATTATCAGAAAAATTAGAATTAATTGTATATAAAAACCAACAAAAATATACACAAAAATATTTTAATGGATTTCCGAAACAACCAATATATAAAAATATTGAATATGAAAAAGTAGGTACAATGATTAGGTTTTGGCCTAGTGTCAAAGTTTTTACTAATGTTCTCAGTTTTAAATATGATACTTTATTTAAAAGACTACAAGAATTATCTTTTTTAAATTCAGGTATTTTAATTTTTTTACATGATCATAAACAAAATAGAAGTCACAAATTTCATTATAAAGGAGGTATTAAAGCATTTATAAAATTATTAAATAATAGTCCTATACATAATCGTATTTTTTATTTTTTAAAGAAAAAATCAAAAATAACAGTAGAAATTGCAATGCAATGGAATTCAAAATATAAGGAAAAAATACATTGTTTTACTAATAATATTCCTCAAAAAGATGGAGGAACTCATATGTCTGGTTTTCGAGCTGCTATTACAAGGACTTTTAATAATTATATAGAAAAAGAAATGGTCTTTTTAAAAAAACAGAAAAATAATATTATTGGAGAAGATACACGAGAAGGTTTAGTAGCCATTGTTTCTATTAAAATACCAGATCCTAAATTTTCTTCACAAACTAAAGGAAAATTAGTTTCTTCAGAAGTTAAATCCGTTGTTGAGTCTTTAACTCAAAAATTTTTAATTCAATTTTTATTAGAACATCCTCAAGATGCTAGAATTATTATTAATAAAATATTAGAAGCAGCGCGTGTTAGAGAAGCTTCTCGTAGAGCAAGAGACATTACTAGAAAAAAAGGTTCTTTAGAATTATCTGGATTACCAGGAAAATTATCGGATTGCCAAGAAAAAGATCCAGCTTTATCGGAAATTTATATTGTTGAAGGTGATTCTGCTGGAGGATCGGCAAAACAAGGAAGAAATAGAAAAAATCAAGCTATTCTTCCTTTAAAAGGAAAAATTTTGAATGTAGAAAAAGCAAATTTTGATAAAATGATCTTGTCTCAAGAAGTGTCAGCTTTAATTACAGCTTTAGGATGTGGAATTGAAAAAAATGAATTTAATTTAAATAAATTACGTTATCACAGTATTATTATTATGACAGATGCTGATGTAGATGGTTCACATATTAGAACATTATTATTAACTTTTTTTTATCGTCAAATGCCAGAAATAATCGAAAAAGGATATATATATATTGCACAACCTCCTTTATATAAAGTGAAAAAAGGAAAAAAAGAACAATATATTAAAGATGAAATTGCACTTAATGATTATCAAATAAATACAGCTTTAGAAAATTGTATTTTTTATCAAAATAATTCTCATAAAAAAGTATTAGAACATGGTAAAATTAAAAAAATTATTTTAAATTATATCAAATATAAACATGAAATTAGTCAAAATAAACAACATATTCCTGATATCATATTTAATGAATTAATTTCTCAACCAGTTTTGTCGAATTTTGAGGAAGAAATTGTAGTATTAAATTGGTCTAAAAATATTGCATTTAAATTAAATCAAAATAATAATACACATACCATATATTATGGTAGTGTTTCTAAATTACATAATTCTAATTTTTTTGAACCGATATTGATAAAAGAAATATTTGGAGAAAAATTATTTTATAAAATAGAATATGATTTTTTTACAAATCCACAATTTTTAGAGATTAAAAAAATGTATGTAGAAATACAAAATTTACATAGATTGAAAACGGTAATACAATATGAATCTAAAATTTTTTATTTTTCTGACATTGAAAAAACTGTAAAATCAATAATTGCTATTACACAAAAGAAATTAACAATACAAAGATATAAAGGTTTAGGAGAAATGAATCCTATACAATTATGGAATACTACCATGGATCCAAAAACAAGAAGAATGTTAAAAATTTCTATACATGATGCAAAAACAGCAGATCAATTATTTCGAACATTGATGGGAGATGCTGTAGAACCTAGACGTTTTTTTATAGAAAAAAATGCATTATATGCTAAAAATGTTGATTTTTAA